A genomic stretch from Podospora pseudoanserina strain CBS 124.78 chromosome 3, whole genome shotgun sequence includes:
- the LCB3 gene encoding Long-chain base-1-phosphate phosphatase (COG:I; EggNog:ENOG503NUZW), whose amino-acid sequence MCKPANGSGSGSELPVAPLPVNGDEKAKDVVVDAGLKSLDHYRRALPKWRYSLRQCLLPLVRWETPYLAAFQNAVRTPALDSYFAITANLGTHTFFMIGLPILFWCGFRGFGKGLVHILAEGVFFTGFLKDMCSLPRPLSPPLQRITMSGSAALEYGFPSTHSANAVSVAVYAILMLRSDHNIYSPTTTIALEALAYFYALSIVIGRLYCGMHGFIDVIIGSIMGTAISLVEFYYAPAVEEWMYSSNYAAPLIVALIILVLVRVHPEPADDCPCFDDSVAFAGVMIGLECGMWRFARYSPYATIYNGSDATFSLAAMGWPLSIGRVVFGVLMIFAWREAMKPALLKFLPHLYRLLERVGMSLPRRFFVPASEYKDVPLHVRDDNLIPNVSDFPKVMRSIRGPGRGRSVSIGPQSAADAYETLAYRERRRRESLEGDNGGVKSKGSLTSLRESAAKQSGVDVFEDGGKSSGVQQQNGRVAEFEKMMGTGTVVVANEEEMVLGVEDELGEKEVFSRLVKPRVRYDVEVVTKLVVYTGIAWLAVDLILVTFEMIGIGAGHLVAAAP is encoded by the exons ATGTGTAAACCTGCGAAcggctcgggctcgggctcAGAGCTCCCAGTTGCCCCGCTACCTGTCAATGGTGACGAGAAGGCGaaggatgtggtggtggatgctggATTGAAAAGCCTCGACCATT ATCGGCGAGCGCTTCCAAAATGGCGATATTCTTTGCGACAATGCCTCCTGCCGCTCGTGCGGTGGGAGACACCCTATCTCGCCGCTTTCCAGAATGCCGTACGAACACCAGCTCTCGATAGCTACTTTGCGATCACGGCCAACCTTGGCACACATACATTCTTTATGATTGGGCTGCCGATCCTGTTCTGGTGCGGCTTCAGGGGCTTTGGAAAGGG ACTCGTTCATATCCTTGCTGAAGGCGTCTTCTTCACCGGCTTCCTCAAAGACATGTGCTCCCTCCCTCGTCCGCtctcaccacctctccaGCGCATCACCATGTCTGGCTCTGCTGCTCTCGAATAcggcttcccctccacccactccGCCAACGCAGTCTCTGTTGCAGTCTACGCTATCCTCATGTTGCGAAGTGACCATAACATCTACTCGCCCACCACGACCATTGCCCTCGAAGCCCTTGCTTACTTTTACGCTCTCTCGATTGTTATCGGCCGTCTTTACTGCGGTATGCACGGGTTCATCGACGTCATTATCGGGTCTATTATGGGAACGGCTATCTCTCTCGTTGAGTTCTACTACGCCCCGGCTGTGGAAGAGTGGATGTACTCTTCCAACTACGCCGCTCCCTTGATCGTGGCGTTGATCATTCTTGTACTTGTGCGTGTTCACCCCGAGCCAGCAGACGACTGCCCATGCTTCGACGACAGCGTGGCTTTTGCCGGTGTGATGATCGGGTTGGAGTGCGGTATGTGGCGGTTTGCGAGGTACTCCCCTTATGCCACTATCTACAACGGGTCAGACGCTACGTTCTCCCTCGCTGCGATGGGGTGGCCCTTGTCTATTGGTCGCGTCGTTTTTGGCGTTCTGATGATCTTCGCCTGGAGAGAGGCGATGAAGCCAGCTCTGTTGAAGTTCCTGCCTCATTTGTATAGGTTGTTAGAACGTGTGGGCATGTCCCTGCCCAGAAGGTTCTTCGTGCCGGCGAGCGAGTACAAGGATGTGCCGCTGCATGTGAGGGATGATAACCTGATTCCGAATGTATCTGATTTTCCCAAGGTGATGAGGAGCATCAGGGGCCCGGGTCGCGGTAGGAGCGTGAGTATCGGGCCGCAAAGTGCGGCGGATGCGTATGAGACGTTGGCGTATCGCgagcggagaaggagggagtcTTTGGAGGGTGACAATGGTGGGGTGAAGAGCAAGGGGAGCTTGACGTCTCTTAGGGAGAGTGCGGCGAAGCAGAGCGGGGTGGATgtttttgaggatggggggaagagtTCTggggtgcagcagcagaatgggagggtggcggagtttgagaagatgatggggacaGGAACGGTCGTGGTTGCtaatgaggaggagatggtgcttggtgtggaggatgagttgggggagaaggaggttttCTCGAGGCTGGTGAAGCCGAGAGTGAGGTATGATGTGGAGGTAGTGACCAAGCTGGTTGTTTACACGG GAATCGCTTGGTTGGCCGTGGATCTGATTCTTGTCACTTTTGAGATGATTGGGATTGGTGCGGGGCacttggtggcggcggcaccaTGA